The proteins below are encoded in one region of Pseudonocardia sp. DSM 110487:
- a CDS encoding S9 family peptidase: MTSPITGTAAGVPFTALPPAGDGPAPLIVTWHMLDAPRSDAAFAAALPMNGLPAWRVHLGMPMCGARMVDGSTDAIVALFQKDPLMSFLHPFVRQATEEFPAALASIRAQLPVGDGPIGVLGGSLGGAVALRILADTEIPVFAGAVVNGAIRIRSVVDLFPGDYPYDAESEEIVDALDVVADAGRIAARAPLLVVSGEQDHPALRADALDLVDAMGDRAELLSIPGLAHPLADEPGIEPAPQLPPAREVDAGLVEWFRRHLAPA; this comes from the coding sequence ATGACGTCACCGATCACGGGCACGGCCGCCGGAGTGCCGTTCACCGCGCTGCCGCCCGCCGGCGACGGCCCCGCGCCGTTGATCGTCACCTGGCACATGCTGGATGCGCCGCGGTCGGACGCCGCGTTCGCCGCCGCGTTGCCGATGAACGGACTGCCCGCGTGGCGGGTGCACCTCGGCATGCCGATGTGTGGGGCGCGCATGGTCGACGGCAGCACGGACGCGATCGTGGCGCTGTTCCAGAAGGACCCGCTGATGTCCTTCCTGCATCCGTTCGTCCGGCAGGCCACCGAGGAGTTCCCGGCCGCGCTGGCGTCGATCCGTGCCCAGCTGCCGGTCGGGGACGGCCCGATCGGCGTGCTCGGCGGCTCGCTCGGAGGGGCCGTCGCGCTGCGGATCCTCGCCGACACCGAGATCCCGGTCTTCGCGGGCGCCGTCGTGAACGGTGCCATCAGGATCCGGTCCGTCGTCGACCTGTTCCCCGGCGACTACCCGTACGACGCCGAGTCCGAGGAGATCGTCGACGCCCTGGACGTCGTCGCCGATGCGGGCCGCATCGCCGCCCGAGCGCCGCTGCTGGTCGTCAGCGGCGAGCAGGACCACCCTGCGCTGCGTGCCGATGCGCTCGACCTCGTCGACGCGATGGGGGATCGGGCCGAACTGCTGTCGATCCCGGGGCTGGCGCATCCGCTCGCCGACGAGCCAGGGATCGAGCCCGCGCCTCAGCTGCCACCGGCCCGCGAGGTGGATGCCGGCCTGGTCGAGTGGTTCCGGCGCCACCTCGCGCCGGCCTGA
- a CDS encoding ROK family transcriptional regulator, with protein MTRSARLVPSEGLFLVLGLLRAAGPITRAELARRTGLSRKVVTQRVDELIASGLVEEGEIGRSTGGRAPREVRFRAGAAHVLVAELAATSVTVGLADLGGTILTEMHEDADPAAGPDATLGRVEELFDKLLAARPPQRPPLRGIGIGIPGPVAIATGRPVGALSVPEWADYAVRDRLSTRYDVPVQVDNDANLMALGELRAGLAKGHDDVLFIKVGRGIGGAVISSGALHRGAEGFAGEFGHVFVSADVEDACWCGHTGCLTQVAGARAIGRQGHRAAVDGRSAILAAIRGQGRAIGAREVFTAAAAGDPVSAEILTRAGEALGAVSAALVSGLNPSLVLVDAGLVSIDDPFMSAFRATVLERSLPSAARRLRFAISSLGNSAGLVGAAFVVVDELLSPRLLGR; from the coding sequence ATGACACGGTCAGCGAGGTTGGTGCCGTCCGAAGGCCTGTTCCTCGTACTCGGCCTGCTCCGGGCGGCGGGCCCGATCACCCGCGCCGAGCTCGCCCGGCGCACCGGCCTGAGCCGGAAGGTCGTGACGCAGCGCGTCGACGAGCTCATCGCGAGCGGGTTGGTGGAGGAAGGTGAGATCGGCCGGTCCACCGGTGGCCGGGCCCCGCGCGAGGTCCGGTTCCGCGCCGGTGCGGCGCACGTGCTCGTGGCCGAGCTGGCCGCGACGAGCGTGACAGTGGGGCTCGCCGACCTCGGCGGCACCATCCTCACGGAGATGCACGAGGACGCCGATCCGGCGGCGGGCCCGGACGCGACCCTCGGGCGCGTCGAGGAGCTGTTCGACAAGCTCCTGGCGGCGCGTCCCCCGCAGCGCCCGCCGCTGCGCGGCATCGGCATCGGCATCCCGGGACCGGTCGCGATCGCCACGGGTCGCCCGGTCGGGGCGTTGTCCGTTCCCGAGTGGGCCGACTACGCGGTCCGCGACCGGCTCTCGACCCGCTACGACGTGCCCGTTCAGGTCGACAACGACGCCAACCTGATGGCGCTCGGCGAGCTCCGCGCGGGGCTCGCGAAGGGGCACGACGACGTGCTCTTCATCAAGGTCGGGCGCGGGATCGGTGGAGCCGTCATCTCCTCGGGTGCCCTGCACCGCGGAGCCGAGGGATTCGCGGGCGAGTTCGGGCACGTCTTCGTCTCCGCCGATGTCGAGGACGCGTGCTGGTGCGGGCACACCGGATGCCTCACGCAGGTCGCGGGCGCACGGGCGATCGGGCGGCAAGGTCATCGGGCGGCCGTCGACGGCCGCAGCGCCATACTCGCAGCCATCAGGGGGCAGGGGCGTGCCATCGGTGCGCGCGAGGTCTTCACCGCGGCCGCGGCGGGCGACCCCGTGAGCGCCGAGATCCTCACGCGGGCAGGTGAGGCGCTCGGTGCGGTGAGCGCGGCGCTCGTCAGCGGGCTCAACCCGTCGCTGGTGCTCGTCGACGCCGGTCTGGTGAGCATCGACGACCCGTTCATGTCCGCGTTCCGCGCGACGGTCCTCGAACGCTCGCTCCCGAGCGCGGCGCGGCGCCTGCGGTTCGCCATCTCGTCGCTCGGCAACTCTGCCGGGCTCGTCGGCGCCGCCTTCGTCGTCGTCGACGAACTGCTCTCGCCCCGCCTGCTCGGCAGGTAG
- a CDS encoding tetratricopeptide repeat protein, with amino-acid sequence MGPSLPVDPHAVPSDVDARWARGVQVGDQTTQINYFLDRPRPVSWPVRVGVIPPLADGHQLRASPTPLTENAPTVVLSGLGGVGKTQWAAELARARAAQVDLLVWITASSRAAIIEGYSRTAVELGHHHGDAQAEASWLLTWLQGTDRTWLIVLDDLADPVDLRGLWPDGPGGQTLVTTRRADSALSTRRRHRIDVETFTPEQARRFLIDRLGLDPSSELGDVDLLAADLGHLPLALAQAASFIADRGETCAGYLRRLADRRRVLADLFPPDAVADDYISTVAATWLLSVEAADRLPPRGLARPLLEQVCVFDPNGCPSALVTSFAADQLAMTVRPGAPADDLRDALRNLVRLSLVSLGQGDGTDVIRIHALVQRATLDGVDPQRRADLVRAGARALVAIWPEIDRDAEYARMLRSNATAVFERDAGAVWAGHDERQLLWRLGRSIGESGQYSAGIRHWEMVRDEAERRFGGDHPSTLSARWNLGEWLGEAGRHADAVAVLEKVVADQQRVLGPEHPDVLHSRGGLVLNRGSNGDPAGAAAAFEELLRDCIEHLGPDDAFTLTTRYNVASWRGEAGDVAGALAGTEELLADRLRVLGADHRHTLFSRAGLADWRGKAGDHDGAIREAEQLVRESRRALGARHPQTLAARGMVAWWRGESGDAAAAIDTLTPLLAEARHALGGDHPVVLGIAHNLVVWRGETGDFSRGVAEAEVLLTDSTRVLGPEHRLTLETRHRLAELRGRAGDVTGAITGADQLLADATRALGPDHPLTWNTGETLTYWNQHANTAESEPSGSGPATA; translated from the coding sequence ATGGGTCCCAGCTTGCCGGTCGATCCGCACGCAGTGCCCAGCGACGTCGACGCGCGCTGGGCTCGTGGTGTGCAGGTCGGCGATCAGACCACGCAGATCAACTATTTCCTCGATCGTCCCCGACCGGTCTCCTGGCCGGTACGGGTCGGTGTGATCCCGCCCCTCGCCGACGGCCACCAGCTACGAGCTTCTCCGACACCGCTCACCGAGAACGCCCCGACCGTGGTGCTGTCCGGGCTCGGCGGGGTCGGCAAGACGCAATGGGCGGCCGAGCTCGCCCGAGCAAGGGCAGCGCAGGTCGATCTGCTGGTGTGGATCACCGCGTCCAGCAGGGCGGCGATCATCGAGGGCTACAGCCGCACCGCGGTGGAACTGGGCCACCACCACGGCGACGCGCAGGCCGAGGCGTCGTGGTTGCTGACATGGCTGCAGGGCACCGACCGGACGTGGCTGATCGTCCTGGACGATCTCGCGGATCCGGTCGACCTGCGGGGACTGTGGCCGGACGGGCCGGGTGGCCAGACCCTGGTCACCACGCGGCGCGCCGACTCCGCGCTGTCGACGCGCCGACGGCACCGGATCGACGTCGAGACGTTCACCCCGGAGCAGGCACGGCGCTTCCTGATCGACCGGCTCGGGCTCGATCCCAGTTCCGAGCTCGGCGATGTCGACCTGCTCGCGGCCGACCTCGGGCATCTCCCGCTCGCGCTCGCCCAGGCGGCATCGTTCATCGCCGACCGGGGCGAGACCTGTGCCGGTTACCTGCGGCGTCTGGCCGATCGGCGCCGCGTGCTGGCCGACCTGTTCCCGCCCGACGCGGTGGCCGACGACTACATCAGCACCGTCGCCGCGACCTGGCTCCTGTCCGTGGAGGCCGCCGACCGGCTACCGCCGCGTGGGCTCGCCCGACCCCTGCTCGAGCAAGTCTGCGTGTTCGACCCGAACGGGTGCCCGAGCGCCCTCGTCACCTCGTTCGCCGCCGATCAGCTCGCCATGACCGTCCGGCCCGGGGCGCCGGCTGACGATCTCCGGGATGCTCTGCGGAACCTGGTACGTCTGAGCCTGGTTTCCCTTGGGCAGGGAGACGGGACGGACGTGATCAGGATCCATGCGTTGGTCCAGCGGGCGACGCTGGACGGCGTGGACCCGCAACGGCGAGCCGACCTGGTCCGTGCGGGGGCGCGTGCGTTGGTCGCGATCTGGCCGGAGATCGACCGCGACGCCGAGTACGCCCGGATGCTGCGAAGCAATGCCACTGCCGTTTTCGAGCGGGACGCCGGCGCCGTGTGGGCCGGACACGACGAGCGGCAACTGCTGTGGCGGCTCGGCCGCAGCATCGGTGAATCCGGCCAGTACTCAGCAGGCATCCGGCACTGGGAGATGGTCAGGGATGAGGCCGAGCGTCGATTCGGTGGGGATCATCCCAGCACGCTGTCGGCGCGGTGGAACCTCGGTGAGTGGCTCGGCGAGGCCGGCAGGCATGCCGACGCCGTGGCCGTGCTCGAGAAGGTGGTCGCCGACCAGCAGCGTGTACTGGGACCCGAACACCCCGACGTCCTGCACAGCCGGGGCGGCCTGGTGCTCAATCGCGGGTCGAACGGTGATCCCGCCGGGGCCGCCGCCGCGTTCGAGGAGTTGCTGCGCGACTGCATCGAGCATCTCGGTCCGGACGATGCGTTCACCCTGACCACCCGCTACAACGTGGCCAGCTGGCGCGGGGAGGCGGGCGACGTGGCCGGCGCACTCGCCGGGACCGAGGAGCTGCTGGCCGACCGGCTGCGGGTGCTCGGCGCCGACCACCGCCACACCCTCTTCAGCCGCGCCGGCCTCGCCGATTGGCGCGGAAAGGCCGGAGACCACGACGGGGCGATCCGGGAAGCCGAGCAGCTGGTCCGCGAGTCACGGCGGGCGCTCGGCGCCCGCCATCCCCAGACCCTGGCCGCCCGGGGCATGGTGGCTTGGTGGCGGGGTGAGTCGGGGGACGCGGCAGCAGCCATCGACACACTCACCCCGCTGCTCGCCGAGGCCCGACACGCCCTCGGGGGCGATCACCCGGTGGTCCTCGGGATAGCGCACAACCTCGTCGTGTGGCGCGGCGAAACCGGAGACTTCTCCCGCGGCGTGGCCGAGGCCGAGGTGCTCCTCACCGACAGCACGCGGGTCCTCGGCCCGGAGCACCGGCTCACGCTGGAGACGCGTCACCGGCTTGCTGAATTGCGCGGCCGGGCAGGCGACGTCACGGGCGCGATCACCGGCGCCGACCAGCTGCTGGCCGACGCGACCCGCGCGCTGGGCCCCGATCACCCATTGACCTGGAACACCGGAGAAACGCTCACGTACTGGAACCAGCACGCGAACACCGCGGAATCCGAGCCGTCCGGCAGCGGACCGGCCACGGCATGA
- a CDS encoding polysaccharide lyase family 7 protein, giving the protein MFTSPVRVASGSAVPDLISPMALVATAVLALQPAPVPAAVSTPDPCAIVVAAGVGGLLDAVRPPCLPPVIPEAEPPRTQGSADRPGDLLDLENWFLTLPIGPDGDPDSIDQPELLDYRSEWFDLTPDGTGVVFRAPAGGVTTKNSKYPRSELREMNGEDKAAWSNTEGTHTLETRQAITEVPRAKPEVVSAQIHDGGDDVLQIRLEGPTLVAQYDDGREQIVIDPAYRLGTPYDLRVEAANGRIIVFYNGEQRAEIERSGSSWYWKIGAYTQSNPERGEDADSEGVVVVYSLSIEHR; this is encoded by the coding sequence GTGTTCACGTCCCCCGTCCGCGTCGCGTCGGGTAGCGCCGTGCCGGACCTCATCTCGCCCATGGCCCTGGTCGCGACCGCCGTGCTGGCCCTCCAGCCCGCTCCGGTGCCGGCCGCGGTGTCCACACCCGACCCGTGCGCGATCGTCGTGGCCGCCGGGGTCGGCGGGTTGCTGGATGCGGTACGGCCGCCGTGCCTGCCGCCGGTGATCCCGGAGGCCGAGCCGCCGCGCACGCAGGGCTCCGCCGACCGGCCGGGAGACCTCCTCGATCTCGAGAACTGGTTCCTCACGCTGCCCATCGGCCCCGACGGCGACCCGGACTCGATCGACCAGCCCGAGCTGCTGGACTACCGCAGCGAGTGGTTCGACCTGACACCGGACGGCACCGGTGTGGTGTTCCGCGCCCCGGCAGGCGGCGTGACCACGAAGAACAGCAAGTACCCCCGTTCGGAGCTGCGCGAGATGAACGGGGAGGACAAAGCGGCGTGGTCCAACACGGAGGGCACCCACACGCTCGAGACCCGGCAGGCGATCACCGAGGTACCACGCGCCAAGCCCGAGGTGGTGTCCGCCCAGATCCACGACGGCGGCGACGACGTCCTGCAGATCCGGCTCGAGGGCCCGACCCTCGTCGCCCAGTACGACGACGGGCGAGAACAGATCGTCATCGATCCGGCCTACCGGCTCGGCACCCCATACGACCTGCGGGTCGAGGCGGCGAACGGGCGGATCATCGTCTTCTACAACGGCGAGCAGCGCGCGGAGATCGAGCGCAGCGGGAGCAGCTGGTATTGGAAGATCGGCGCCTACACGCAGTCCAACCCGGAGCGGGGCGAGGACGCCGACTCCGAGGGCGTGGTGGTGGTGTACTCGCTCTCGATCGAGCACCGGTGA